One window of the Pyrus communis chromosome 17, drPyrComm1.1, whole genome shotgun sequence genome contains the following:
- the LOC137722282 gene encoding probable WRKY transcription factor 74 has translation MEEVEAANRAAVGSCHRVLNLLCKPKPWKNLQVETEVAVFKFKRVLSLLSHGRGRVRKLKKNLNPPPFPQNIFSDGPNYSDISPKPLQLLPPTFPKTPHAEKKFPGNPVPDANLKLPLQIPKTKTLKQHQEEREKLQFHPQQVKYQSEMVFSGIDSGINLAFDRSSSSFNPSMTSARSFMSCLSIGDGGEVNTGRDSFRLINGVPRISGQSSQQQSRCTGVVENGSVNCGSSGKCQYPKKRKLRVKRTFKVPAISDKTSDIPPDEFSWRKYGQKPIKGSPYPRGYYKCSSIRGCPARKHVERCLEDPAMLIVTYEGEHKHSQSAR, from the exons ATGGAGGAGGTTGAGGCAGCTAACAGAGCAGCAGTTGGGAGCTGCCACAGAGTTCTCAATCTCTTGTGCAAACCAAAACCATGGAAAAACCTGCAGGTGGAGACTGAGGTGGCAGTGTTCAAGTTCAAGAgagttctctctctcctcagccatggaagaggaagagtgagaaagttgaagaaaaaCCTAAACCCACCACCTTTCCCTCAAAATATCTTCTCAGACGGCCCTAATTATTCAGATATTTCACCAAAACCCCTCCAGTTACTCCCTCCTACTTTTCCTAAAACCCCCCACgcagaaaaaaaatttccagGAAACCCAGTTCCGGATGCCAATCTCAAGCTTCCCCTCCAAAttcccaaaacaaaaactttgaagcAGCAccaggaagagagagaaaaattgCAGTTTCACCCCCAGCAGGTGAAATATCAGAGTGAAATGGTGTTTTCTGGGATAGACAGTGGCATAAACCTTGCATTTGATAGGTCTAGCTCTAGCTTCAACCCCTCCATGACATCGGCCAGATCGTTCATGTCATGTTTGAGCATAGGCGACGGCGGTGAGGTCAACACCGGCAGAGATTCTTTTCGGTTGATCAATGGCGTGCCTCGGATTTCCGGTCAGAGTTCGCAGCAGCAAAGTAGGTGCACTGGTGTGGTGGAAAATGGGAGTGTGAATTGCGGCAGCAGTGGTAAATGCCAATATCCCAAGAAGAG GAAACTGAGGGTGAAAAGAACTTTTAAGGTCCCTGCCATTAGTGACAAGACTTCAGACATTCCTCCCGATGAGTTTTCGTGGCGGAAATACGGGCAGAAGCCGATCAAGGGCTCCCCGTACCCAAG GGGATACTACAAATGTAGCAGCATAAGAGGGTGTCCTGCGAGGAAACATGTAGAGAGATGCCTTGAAGACCCTGCCATGCTCATAGTCACCTACGAAGGCGAGCATAAGCATTCCCAGTCCGCCCGCTGA
- the LOC137723049 gene encoding histone H1-like: protein MTGTGVSAAKAKKARSPPAHPPFVEMITVAIVALKERTGSSQYAITKFVEEKHKNLPPTFRKLLLYHLKKLVAAGKLVKVKNSFKLPPVRGAAPAKEKTAGAP from the exons ATGACTGGAACTGGCGTCTCCGCTGCCAAGGCCAAGAAGGCGAGGTCTCCGCCTGCACACCCGCCATTCGTCGAG ATGATCACGGTGGCGATTGTGGCGCTGAAGGAGAGGACGGGATCGAGCCAGTACGCGATCACCAAGTTTGTGGAGGAGAAGCACAAGAATCTGCCGCCGACCTTCAGGAAGCTTCTGCTCTACCATTTGAAGAAGCTCGTGGCTGCCGGAAAGCTCGTCAAGGTGAAAAACTCGTTCAAACTGCCTCCGGTCCGCGGCGCCGCTCCGGCGAAAGAGAAGACGGCCGGTGCGCCGTAG
- the LOC137722283 gene encoding small ribosomal subunit protein uS19x, with the protein MADVEADVAAAGVPKKRTFKKFSFRGVDLDALLDMSTDELVKLFPARARRRFQRGLKRKPMALIKKLRKAKREAPPGEKPEPVRTHLRNMIIVPEMIGSIIGVYNGKTFNQVEIKPEMISHYLAEFSISYKPVKHGRPGIGATHSSRFIPLK; encoded by the exons ATG GCGGATGTGGAGGCTGATGTTGCTGCGGCAGGAGTCCCGAAGAAGAGGACGTTTAAGAAGTTCAGCTTCAGAGGCGTAGATTTGGATGCGCTTCTCGATATGTCGACTGATGAGCTTGTCAAGCTCTTCCCTGCCAGGGCTCGCAGAAG GTTCCAGAGAGGTTTGAAGAGAAAGCCAATGGCTTTGATCAAGAAGCTTCGCAAAGCT aaaagggaGGCTCCACCTGGTGAGAAACCGGAGCCAGTTAGAACTCACCTCAGGAACATGATCATCGTACCTGAAATGATTGGTAGCATCATTGGTGTGTACAACGGCAAGACCTTCAACCAGGTTGAGATCAAGCCTGAGATGATCAGTCATTATCTTGCTGAGTTCTCCATAAGTTACAAGCCTGTCAAGCACGGAAGGCCCGGTATTGGTGCTACTCACTCTTCCAGGTTCATTCCCCTCAAGTGA